Proteins encoded in a region of the Shewanella polaris genome:
- a CDS encoding FAD-binding and (Fe-S)-binding domain-containing protein: protein MTINYQVVMDTLTSQLGADAVSNDPVRRFAWSTDASYFRIVPKIVVHADTPEQVKITLNIAKANSVPVTFRAAGTSLSGQAIGEGILLILGHDGFRNIDISEDKLSITLGAAVIGSDANLALKPFNKKIGPDPATLASAKIAGMVANNASGMCCGTAQNSYQTIKSAKLIFADGTELDTGCPHSKAAFSQSQPMLLAALSDLAQLTQNNPTLAARIRKKFSIKNTTGYSINALVDFSDPFDLINHLIVGSEGTLAFVNEVTYHTVEEAKYKASAMAVFFNMEDAASAIPPIIGDSVAAAELLDWASIKSVTGKAGMPLWLSNLPEGSAILLIECRANDAETLTKYTEDVIEKIAHIKTERPTEFSNDPAVYGQYWAMRSGLFPIIGGARPKGTSVIIEDVAFEVQHLAAAAADLTALFHKHGYPEGVIYGHALAGNFHFIITPTFASQDDINRFHGFMQDVAEMVINKYDGSMKAEHGTGRAVAPFVEMEWGSDAYTLMKQIKQVFDPSGLLNPGVILNDDTLVHVKNIKPCPVVDDFVDNCIECGFCEKTCPTSALNFSPRQRIAVLREIERLEQSGDQQAAAKMRASSKYDVIDTCAACQLCTIACPVDNSMGELTRKLRTPYITTTEQKVLDFQAKHYGAVNQVISTGFDILNIVHKITGDGITNSIMKAGRLISKEVPYWNPDFAKGGKVTKPSAPKQGQPTVLYFPACGGRTFGPTPKDPDNRTLPEVVITLLERAGYNVIIPENTRSLCCGQMWESKGDFKNANAKRDELIETLSKLSENGKVPIVVDALSCTYRTLTGNPKVKVLDLVEFMHDELLPSMTITKKANITLHQGCSARKMKLEPKLQAIADACTHNVVLPEGITCCGYSGEKGLYKPEINASALRNIKKLIPLETKEGYYANRTCEVGLTHHSGISYRHLAYLLEECTR from the coding sequence ATGACTATTAATTATCAAGTAGTGATGGATACGTTAACATCACAACTCGGCGCTGACGCCGTATCGAATGATCCTGTCCGCCGTTTTGCGTGGTCAACAGATGCCAGTTATTTCCGTATCGTACCTAAAATTGTGGTGCATGCAGATACCCCTGAACAAGTTAAAATCACCCTTAATATTGCCAAAGCTAACAGCGTACCAGTGACTTTTCGTGCCGCGGGTACCAGTCTATCGGGTCAAGCTATCGGTGAAGGTATTTTATTGATTTTAGGTCATGATGGCTTTCGAAATATTGACATCAGCGAAGACAAATTATCCATCACTTTAGGCGCCGCAGTGATTGGTTCTGATGCTAATTTAGCGTTAAAGCCGTTCAATAAAAAAATTGGCCCCGATCCTGCCACCTTAGCTTCAGCTAAAATAGCAGGTATGGTGGCAAATAATGCCTCTGGTATGTGTTGTGGTACCGCTCAAAACAGTTATCAAACAATCAAGTCGGCTAAATTAATATTCGCAGATGGAACTGAACTTGATACAGGCTGCCCACATTCAAAAGCGGCATTCAGTCAATCGCAGCCCATGTTGCTAGCGGCCTTAAGTGATTTGGCACAATTAACCCAAAACAATCCGACTTTAGCAGCACGTATTCGTAAAAAATTCTCAATTAAAAATACCACGGGCTACAGCATAAATGCACTGGTAGACTTTAGTGATCCCTTTGATTTAATCAACCATTTAATTGTAGGTTCTGAAGGCACACTCGCATTTGTTAATGAAGTGACTTATCACACGGTTGAAGAGGCCAAATACAAAGCCTCTGCCATGGCCGTGTTTTTCAATATGGAAGATGCCGCGAGTGCAATCCCCCCTATTATAGGTGATAGCGTAGCTGCAGCAGAATTACTTGACTGGGCATCAATTAAGTCGGTTACCGGCAAAGCTGGTATGCCGCTATGGCTCAGTAATTTACCCGAAGGTTCAGCAATTTTATTAATTGAGTGTCGTGCAAACGATGCTGAAACATTAACAAAATATACTGAAGATGTGATTGAAAAAATTGCTCATATCAAAACGGAACGTCCAACCGAATTCAGTAATGATCCTGCTGTTTATGGCCAATATTGGGCGATGCGTTCTGGTCTATTCCCTATTATTGGCGGAGCAAGACCAAAAGGCACATCAGTCATTATTGAAGATGTTGCATTTGAGGTTCAGCACTTAGCCGCCGCGGCAGCCGACTTAACCGCATTATTCCATAAACACGGTTATCCTGAAGGGGTCATTTATGGCCATGCATTAGCGGGTAACTTCCACTTTATTATTACACCCACTTTTGCCTCACAAGACGATATCAATCGTTTCCATGGCTTTATGCAAGATGTCGCAGAAATGGTGATCAACAAGTACGACGGGTCAATGAAAGCTGAACATGGTACCGGTCGTGCTGTCGCCCCATTTGTTGAAATGGAATGGGGTAGCGACGCTTATACCTTGATGAAGCAAATTAAACAGGTATTCGATCCAAGTGGATTATTAAACCCTGGGGTTATCCTCAATGACGACACGTTGGTGCACGTTAAAAACATTAAACCTTGTCCCGTGGTTGATGACTTTGTCGACAACTGTATTGAGTGTGGTTTTTGTGAAAAAACCTGCCCTACATCGGCACTGAACTTCTCGCCACGTCAACGGATTGCGGTACTTCGTGAAATAGAACGTTTAGAACAATCTGGTGACCAACAAGCTGCGGCAAAAATGCGTGCTAGCTCCAAATACGATGTTATTGACACCTGTGCAGCGTGTCAGTTGTGTACCATTGCCTGCCCAGTTGATAACAGCATGGGTGAGTTGACTCGTAAATTACGTACACCATACATCACCACCACAGAACAAAAAGTGCTCGACTTCCAAGCTAAGCATTATGGTGCGGTTAACCAAGTGATCAGCACAGGCTTTGATATTTTAAACATTGTCCATAAAATAACAGGTGATGGCATTACCAATTCGATAATGAAAGCCGGCCGTCTTATTTCTAAAGAAGTACCCTATTGGAACCCTGACTTCGCTAAAGGCGGAAAAGTGACTAAACCTTCAGCGCCTAAACAAGGTCAGCCAACGGTTTTATACTTCCCAGCTTGTGGTGGCAGAACCTTTGGTCCAACGCCGAAAGATCCTGACAACCGCACATTACCAGAAGTGGTTATCACCTTACTTGAGCGTGCTGGCTACAATGTCATTATTCCAGAGAATACCCGTAGTTTATGCTGTGGGCAGATGTGGGAGTCAAAAGGTGATTTTAAAAATGCCAACGCTAAGCGCGATGAACTGATTGAAACGCTCAGTAAACTGTCTGAAAATGGCAAAGTGCCAATAGTAGTTGATGCACTGTCTTGTACTTATCGAACACTAACGGGTAACCCAAAAGTGAAAGTGCTCGATTTAGTTGAGTTTATGCATGACGAATTATTACCAAGCATGACCATTACTAAGAAAGCCAACATTACCCTTCATCAAGGTTGTAGCGCTCGTAAGATGAAGCTAGAGCCTAAACTGCAAGCTATTGCAGATGCATGTACTCACAATGTTGTATTACCTGAAGGCATTACTTGCTGTGGTTATTCTGGTGAGAAAGGCTTGTACAAGCCAGAAATTAACGCCAGTGCTTTGCGCAACATTAAAAAGCTCATTCCGCTAGAAACCAAAGAAGGTTATTACGCTAACCGAACGTGTGAAGTGGGGTTAACTCACCATAGCGGTATTTCTTACCGTCACTTAGCTTATCTACTTGAAGAATGTACACGTTAG
- a CDS encoding L-lactate permease, translated as MTILQLLASLTPIISVMVFLVLMRLPASKAMPISMVVTGLAAVFIWQMDTQLLAASVVEGLLSALTPLTIIFGAVFLLNTLKYSGAMDTIRAGFTNISADARVQVVIICWLFGSFIEGSAGFGTPAAIGAPLLVLLGVPPIAAAVVALIGDSTAVSFGAIGLPVLFGMEQGLTEGGVNMAAGQFAEHGGTFVGYAQFIAKHMITIDLVTGSLIPLVMVCVLTGFFGRNKSIKEGLQIWKFALFAGFAFTVPAWLINYFAGPEFPSVIGSLVGMALVIPVAKKGWLLPSQPWCDFSENDNKSDGDLAVNQTPVKFSQMAAWSPYVIMAALLVLSRVIAPFKSWLTSFNISWTGLLGTELKAGFATLYAPGVFFVVVCLFGFILFKMKPAAMKQSITVSCRSMLPTIISLGASVPMVKIFLNSGVNSAGLESMPVALADLLANSMGSVWAWVSPIVGIFGAFLSGSATFSNMMFSGLQYSVADNIGMNHAIALALQGIGANAGNMMCVMNVVAAATVVGMAGRESEIIRKTMPIALGYALVAGTIAVIWGGF; from the coding sequence ATGACAATATTACAGTTACTCGCTAGCTTAACGCCCATTATAAGCGTAATGGTATTTTTAGTCCTTATGCGCTTACCGGCATCCAAAGCGATGCCGATATCAATGGTAGTGACAGGGCTAGCGGCGGTCTTTATTTGGCAAATGGACACGCAACTCCTTGCTGCATCTGTCGTTGAAGGGCTTCTATCTGCATTAACCCCGTTAACCATTATTTTTGGTGCGGTATTTTTGTTAAACACACTCAAATATTCCGGGGCTATGGACACCATTCGAGCTGGTTTTACTAACATCAGTGCGGATGCTCGTGTTCAAGTTGTGATAATTTGTTGGTTGTTTGGCTCCTTCATTGAGGGCTCAGCAGGCTTTGGTACACCAGCGGCCATTGGGGCGCCGTTGTTAGTACTATTAGGCGTACCACCGATTGCAGCTGCTGTGGTTGCATTAATAGGAGACTCTACAGCCGTATCGTTTGGGGCGATTGGTCTACCCGTATTGTTTGGTATGGAACAAGGTCTAACTGAAGGTGGAGTCAACATGGCAGCAGGTCAATTTGCTGAACATGGTGGTACTTTTGTGGGTTACGCACAGTTTATTGCTAAGCACATGATTACAATAGACTTAGTGACAGGTTCATTGATTCCGTTAGTAATGGTTTGTGTCTTAACCGGCTTTTTTGGTCGAAATAAATCAATTAAAGAAGGCTTACAAATTTGGAAATTCGCCCTGTTTGCTGGCTTTGCCTTTACGGTACCTGCATGGTTAATTAACTATTTTGCAGGTCCTGAGTTCCCATCGGTTATTGGTTCACTTGTGGGTATGGCATTAGTCATTCCAGTGGCTAAAAAAGGTTGGTTATTACCATCACAACCTTGGTGTGATTTCAGTGAAAATGACAATAAATCAGACGGAGATCTAGCTGTTAATCAAACACCCGTTAAGTTTTCACAAATGGCAGCTTGGTCGCCATACGTCATTATGGCAGCCTTGTTAGTCTTGTCTCGTGTCATTGCCCCATTTAAAAGCTGGTTAACCAGCTTTAATATTAGTTGGACAGGTTTACTGGGTACCGAACTTAAAGCAGGCTTTGCCACGCTCTATGCTCCGGGTGTATTCTTTGTCGTGGTCTGCTTATTCGGTTTTATCTTATTTAAAATGAAGCCTGCTGCAATGAAACAATCAATTACCGTATCTTGTCGTTCAATGCTGCCAACGATTATTTCTTTAGGTGCATCAGTACCTATGGTGAAGATATTCCTTAACTCTGGAGTAAATAGTGCAGGCCTCGAGTCAATGCCAGTTGCATTAGCAGACTTACTGGCCAATAGCATGGGTTCAGTTTGGGCTTGGGTTTCTCCAATTGTAGGTATTTTTGGTGCCTTCCTTTCAGGTTCGGCAACCTTCTCAAATATGATGTTCTCAGGCCTACAGTACTCTGTTGCCGACAATATCGGAATGAATCACGCTATCGCGTTAGCCTTACAAGGTATTGGCGCTAATGCGGGTAATATGATGTGTGTGATGAACGTCGTGGCTGCAGCAACCGTTGTGGGAATGGCAGGAAGAGAATCAGAAATTATTCGTAAAACAATGCCTATTGCCCTAGGTTATGCCCTAGTAGCAGGCACCATTGCAGTTATCTGGGGTGGATTTTAA
- the nadK gene encoding NAD(+) kinase codes for MTKMFQTIGLIGKPHHQGTNLTLTRLHHWLKMQGYKVIVEERVSAELGSDVCSMDLLEMGEHCDLAIVVGGDGNMLGAARVLARFNVAVIGLNRGNLGFLTDLPPDNFEEALSKVLSGEFETEHRFLLEAEVHRHGKITSSNTAVNEAVLHPGKIAHMIQFEVYIDEQFMYSQRADGMIVSTPTGSTAYSLSAGGSILTPNLQALILVPMFPHTLSCRPIVVDACSIIKLVVSPDNGENLEVSCDGHVHLAVLPGDEIFIRRSSERLRLIHPKGHNYFHVLRQKLGWGSKLF; via the coding sequence ATGACTAAAATGTTTCAGACTATTGGACTCATCGGTAAGCCACATCATCAAGGTACTAACCTTACATTAACCCGGTTGCATCATTGGTTAAAAATGCAAGGGTATAAAGTCATTGTTGAAGAACGAGTATCTGCAGAATTAGGTTCAGACGTTTGTTCAATGGATCTGCTTGAAATGGGTGAACACTGTGATTTAGCCATCGTAGTCGGCGGTGATGGCAATATGCTAGGTGCTGCCAGAGTATTGGCTCGTTTTAACGTTGCTGTTATTGGTTTAAATCGAGGAAACTTAGGTTTTTTAACGGATTTACCACCCGATAATTTTGAAGAAGCTTTATCGAAAGTGCTTAGCGGTGAATTTGAAACCGAACACCGTTTTTTATTAGAAGCTGAAGTTCACCGTCATGGAAAAATAACCTCAAGTAACACAGCTGTAAATGAAGCGGTTCTTCACCCAGGTAAAATTGCTCATATGATCCAATTTGAGGTCTATATTGATGAGCAATTTATGTATAGCCAGCGCGCAGATGGAATGATTGTCTCCACTCCTACCGGTTCCACTGCTTATTCTTTGTCTGCTGGAGGCTCAATTTTAACCCCTAATCTGCAAGCTCTTATTTTAGTGCCTATGTTTCCACATACCCTGTCTTGCCGCCCTATTGTGGTCGATGCATGCAGCATTATAAAACTTGTAGTATCGCCAGATAATGGTGAAAACCTCGAAGTCAGTTGTGATGGCCATGTGCATTTAGCGGTATTACCTGGCGATGAAATATTTATTCGCCGATCGTCTGAACGCCTTAGACTCATACATCCCAAAGGCCACAATTACTTCCATGTATTACGCCAAAAATTAGGCTGGGGCAGTAAACTCTTTTAA
- the grpE gene encoding nucleotide exchange factor GrpE: protein MSNESQNQVEEVVTSDVAADEASLMDELTQANFRIEELEQRLAESETALAERKDVEMRAAAETQNIRTRAAKDVEQARKFALEKFVNELLPVIDNMERALQGTNPEDEATKSIYEGVELTMKGFLTSVEKFGVTQVNPLGQPFNPEHHQAIGMQPSAEYPANTVMMVMQKGYLLNGRILRPAMVMVSQGGESVDVEA from the coding sequence ATGAGTAACGAATCGCAAAATCAAGTGGAAGAAGTCGTCACATCTGATGTCGCGGCTGATGAAGCAAGTTTGATGGATGAATTAACCCAAGCAAATTTTAGAATTGAAGAATTAGAGCAGCGCCTTGCTGAATCAGAAACTGCACTAGCTGAACGTAAAGATGTTGAAATGCGTGCAGCAGCAGAAACGCAAAATATCCGTACTCGTGCGGCCAAAGATGTCGAACAAGCACGTAAATTTGCTTTAGAAAAATTTGTTAACGAATTATTGCCTGTGATAGACAATATGGAGCGAGCATTACAGGGGACTAACCCTGAAGATGAAGCAACTAAATCTATCTATGAAGGTGTTGAATTGACCATGAAGGGTTTTTTAACCTCGGTTGAGAAGTTTGGTGTGACCCAAGTTAATCCTTTAGGTCAACCATTTAACCCTGAACATCATCAAGCCATTGGTATGCAACCAAGTGCTGAGTATCCTGCTAATACTGTGATGATGGTTATGCAGAAAGGTTACTTATTGAATGGTCGTATATTACGCCCAGCAATGGTGATGGTATCTCAAGGCGGCGAAAGTGTGGATGTCGAAGCATAA
- the dxs gene encoding 1-deoxy-D-xylulose-5-phosphate synthase — MSFDISKFPVLAKANTPEELRKLPQGLLPQVSDELRQFLLQSVGISSGHFASGLGTVELTVALHYVYNTPFDRLVWDVGHQAYPHKILTDRREQMHTIRQKNGLHPFPWREESPYDTFSVGHSGTSVSAALGMAIAAEKEDAGRKVVAVIGDGAMTGGMVFEALNHAGDLHNDMLVVLNDNEMSISENVGALNNHLAQLMSGRFYTTIRENSKKVLQGMPVIKEMARRTEEHLKGMVVPATLFEELGFNYIGPIDGHDVDSLVETLRNMRNLKGPQILHIMTKKGRGYEPAEKDPIGWHAVPKFDPSQFKKPVTKPGLPTFSQVFGKWLCDMAATDDKLMAITPAMREGSGMVEFSQHFPKQYFDAAIAEQHAVTLAAGFACEGLKPVVAIYSTFLQRGYDQLIHDVALQRLPVLFAIDRGGIVGADGPTHQGAFDLSFMRCIPNMIIMAPSDENECRQMLYTGYCYQDGPVAVRYPRGSATGAEQIETMTILPIGKGVLTRQGQKIAIINFGTTLAAATDAADKLDATVADMRFVKPLDLELLEQVANSHDVIVTIEENAIMGGAGSGVLEALHKMRIEKPVLQIGLPDEFIKHGAPDEIIAELRLDAAGILAQIQEFIA, encoded by the coding sequence ATGAGTTTTGATATTTCTAAATTCCCAGTACTAGCTAAAGCTAATACGCCAGAAGAATTAAGGAAGTTACCTCAAGGTTTACTTCCACAAGTGTCTGATGAACTTAGACAATTTTTACTTCAGTCTGTAGGTATTTCTAGCGGACATTTTGCTTCTGGCTTAGGCACAGTTGAATTAACTGTGGCACTTCATTATGTCTACAATACCCCATTTGATCGACTAGTGTGGGACGTAGGCCATCAAGCATATCCGCATAAAATTCTCACCGATCGCCGTGAGCAAATGCACACCATTCGACAAAAGAATGGTTTGCATCCTTTTCCATGGCGTGAAGAAAGTCCATACGATACCTTTAGTGTCGGTCACTCTGGTACTTCTGTTAGTGCAGCATTAGGGATGGCAATCGCCGCGGAAAAGGAAGATGCTGGGCGAAAAGTTGTTGCCGTCATTGGTGATGGCGCCATGACAGGTGGGATGGTGTTTGAAGCCCTTAATCATGCTGGCGACTTGCACAATGACATGCTTGTGGTCCTCAATGACAATGAAATGTCGATTTCAGAAAACGTTGGCGCACTTAATAATCATTTAGCACAGCTAATGTCAGGCCGTTTTTATACCACTATTCGTGAAAACAGCAAAAAAGTCCTACAAGGTATGCCCGTCATTAAAGAAATGGCTAGACGCACTGAAGAACACCTTAAAGGCATGGTAGTACCTGCTACATTATTTGAAGAGCTTGGGTTTAATTATATTGGCCCAATTGATGGCCATGATGTGGACTCCCTTGTCGAAACCTTGCGTAATATGCGTAACCTGAAAGGGCCACAAATATTGCATATCATGACCAAAAAAGGTCGTGGTTATGAGCCTGCTGAAAAAGATCCTATCGGTTGGCACGCAGTGCCTAAATTCGACCCTAGCCAGTTTAAGAAACCGGTAACAAAACCAGGTTTACCCACTTTTTCACAAGTGTTTGGTAAATGGTTATGCGATATGGCGGCCACTGATGATAAGTTAATGGCGATTACACCTGCTATGCGTGAAGGCTCTGGAATGGTTGAGTTTTCGCAGCATTTCCCTAAGCAATATTTTGATGCTGCAATTGCAGAACAACACGCAGTGACTTTAGCTGCAGGTTTTGCCTGTGAAGGTTTAAAACCTGTCGTCGCTATTTACTCGACCTTTTTACAACGTGGATATGATCAACTTATCCACGATGTTGCATTACAACGTTTACCCGTTTTATTTGCCATTGACCGTGGTGGTATTGTTGGCGCAGATGGACCAACTCACCAAGGTGCATTCGATTTAAGTTTCATGCGCTGTATTCCAAATATGATCATTATGGCGCCATCTGACGAAAATGAATGTCGCCAAATGCTTTACACTGGATATTGTTATCAAGATGGACCTGTCGCTGTTCGTTACCCTAGAGGGTCTGCAACAGGTGCCGAGCAAATTGAAACCATGACAATACTCCCTATTGGCAAAGGCGTGTTAACCCGTCAAGGCCAAAAAATTGCCATTATTAACTTTGGCACCACACTGGCAGCGGCAACAGATGCTGCTGACAAGTTAGATGCCACAGTTGCCGATATGCGCTTTGTTAAGCCGCTTGATCTAGAATTACTTGAACAAGTTGCAAACAGTCATGATGTCATTGTGACCATAGAAGAAAATGCAATCATGGGTGGAGCGGGTTCAGGAGTGCTTGAGGCATTGCACAAAATGCGTATTGAAAAGCCTGTATTGCAGATTGGTTTGCCAGATGAATTTATAAAACATGGCGCACCTGATGAAATAATCGCAGAACTTCGACTTGATGCAGCAGGTATTTTAGCGCAAATCCAAGAGTTTATAGCTTAA
- the ispA gene encoding (2E,6E)-farnesyl diphosphate synthase produces MLAEAIKTYQTRVNGILNQHLTQLDDAAPDLKAAMLHGALLGGKRIRPFLVYSVGEMLGVNSHALDKAAAAIECIHAYSLIHDDLPAMDNDALRRGQPTVHIAFNEATAILAGDALQTLAFEIMTAPCSDLHPKQQLAMVRALAKASGYQGMCGGQAIDLSATDNSIELTRLTELHNKKTGALISCAVELALIAADIPDEHYQLMMKYAQTLGLAFQVQDDILDITTSTEELGKPQGSDQQSNKSTFPKLLGLEGAKDCAEQLIQDALSALTKLPYNSQLIADFAHYIVERRL; encoded by the coding sequence GTGTTAGCTGAAGCGATAAAAACATACCAAACACGCGTTAATGGTATTCTAAACCAACATTTAACGCAGCTTGATGATGCGGCGCCAGACTTAAAAGCAGCAATGCTTCATGGGGCATTATTGGGTGGTAAACGCATTAGGCCTTTTTTAGTCTACAGTGTCGGTGAGATGCTTGGGGTTAATAGTCATGCGCTTGATAAGGCCGCTGCTGCCATTGAATGTATCCATGCTTATTCCTTAATACACGATGACTTACCGGCAATGGACAATGATGCACTTCGTCGTGGTCAACCCACGGTTCATATTGCATTTAATGAAGCTACAGCAATTCTTGCGGGTGACGCACTGCAAACCTTAGCTTTTGAAATAATGACGGCACCCTGTAGCGACTTACATCCAAAACAGCAATTAGCCATGGTTAGGGCATTAGCAAAAGCATCCGGGTATCAAGGCATGTGCGGTGGTCAAGCAATTGATCTCAGTGCCACAGATAACAGTATAGAATTAACTAGATTAACCGAATTACATAATAAAAAAACCGGGGCATTAATCAGTTGTGCCGTCGAGCTTGCTTTAATTGCTGCCGACATACCTGATGAACACTATCAATTGATGATGAAATACGCCCAAACACTTGGATTAGCGTTTCAAGTACAAGACGATATTTTAGACATCACAACAAGCACAGAAGAGCTGGGGAAACCTCAGGGTTCTGATCAGCAATCGAATAAAAGTACCTTCCCAAAATTGTTAGGTCTCGAGGGTGCCAAAGACTGTGCGGAACAACTAATACAAGATGCACTATCAGCGCTGACTAAATTACCATACAATAGCCAGTTAATTGCAGACTTCGCCCACTATATAGTTGAGCGAAGATTATAA
- the xseB gene encoding exodeoxyribonuclease VII small subunit: MAKKPENLSFEQSLTELETIVAHLEQGEVSLDDALKQFERGIKLVRQSQAKLEQAQQKVSILLNEDDAELAPFTVESE; the protein is encoded by the coding sequence GTGGCTAAAAAACCAGAAAACCTCAGTTTTGAACAATCATTAACTGAACTTGAAACCATTGTTGCTCATTTAGAGCAAGGTGAAGTCTCGCTGGATGATGCACTTAAACAATTTGAGCGAGGCATTAAATTAGTGCGACAAAGCCAAGCCAAACTTGAGCAAGCACAGCAAAAAGTCTCTATCTTATTAAATGAAGATGATGCTGAATTAGCGCCGTTCACTGTTGAAAGTGAATAA
- the pomA gene encoding flagellar motor protein PomA, whose product MDLATLIGIIGAFAFIIGAMATSGGVGLFIDVPSVLIVVAGSLFVVMMKFNLKQFLGSIKIGMKAFMFKLDKPEDLIEQAVTMADAARKGGFLALEEAVITNTFMQKAVDMLVDGHDGDVVRNALEKDIALTEERHKTGISIFKAMGDVAPAMGMIGTLVGLVAMLSNMDDPKSIGPSMAVALLTTLYGAVIANMIAIPLADKLSLRMNEELLNRNLIMDAVLAIQDGQNPRVIEGFLKNYLSEKLRVIDTTDGE is encoded by the coding sequence GTGGATTTAGCTACCCTAATAGGTATTATCGGTGCTTTTGCATTTATTATTGGTGCGATGGCCACCAGCGGCGGTGTTGGATTATTTATCGATGTACCGTCAGTTTTGATTGTTGTGGCAGGCTCTTTATTCGTTGTGATGATGAAATTTAACCTCAAGCAGTTTTTAGGTTCGATAAAGATTGGTATGAAAGCCTTCATGTTTAAATTAGATAAACCTGAAGATTTGATTGAACAAGCTGTCACCATGGCTGATGCCGCCCGTAAAGGCGGTTTTTTAGCCTTAGAAGAGGCGGTTATTACCAACACCTTTATGCAAAAAGCTGTCGATATGTTAGTTGATGGTCATGATGGTGATGTGGTGCGTAATGCTTTAGAAAAAGATATTGCATTAACGGAAGAACGCCACAAAACAGGCATTAGTATTTTTAAAGCCATGGGAGATGTTGCCCCTGCGATGGGTATGATTGGTACTCTAGTGGGTTTAGTGGCGATGTTGTCTAATATGGATGATCCTAAATCTATTGGTCCGTCAATGGCCGTGGCATTATTAACGACACTTTATGGTGCCGTGATTGCGAACATGATAGCTATCCCGTTGGCGGATAAATTATCATTACGAATGAATGAAGAATTGTTGAATCGTAATTTAATCATGGATGCGGTACTAGCGATTCAAGATGGTCAAAATCCACGGGTGATTGAAGGATTCTTGAAGAATTACCTATCAGAAAAACTCCGAGTCATTGACACAACGGACGGAGAGTAA
- a CDS encoding flagellar motor protein MotB, with product MAKAKCDCPPAGAPLWLATFADLMSLLMCFFVLLLAFSEMDVMKFKQIAGSMKYAFGVQNKVEVKDIPKGTSVIALEFRPGRPDPTPIEIINQQTNEMTQPTIEYQAGEDDSAGGTQKQNGEQRGGNAAATAQQEAEAVKKDAASSQENINEQVKKMAEKLNEEIVDGAIEIESLGQQIIIRIREKGSFASGSGFLQPKFKPIVRSIGELLKDVPGIITVSGHTDGADISNELYSSNWELSTQRAVAVAHELRKVSGFDETRMKVVGEASNRPLVPNDTKDNQARNRRVEISIEQGKPKESNEIIVTE from the coding sequence ATGGCTAAGGCCAAGTGTGATTGTCCACCAGCGGGAGCACCTTTGTGGCTTGCTACCTTTGCAGACTTGATGTCGTTGCTAATGTGTTTCTTTGTGTTGCTTTTGGCGTTCTCAGAAATGGACGTCATGAAGTTTAAGCAGATTGCCGGTTCAATGAAGTATGCATTTGGAGTACAAAACAAAGTTGAAGTGAAAGATATTCCTAAGGGAACATCGGTTATCGCGCTTGAGTTTCGCCCTGGACGACCTGATCCCACCCCTATTGAGATCATTAATCAACAAACCAATGAAATGACTCAGCCAACGATTGAATATCAAGCCGGTGAGGATGACAGTGCGGGTGGCACTCAGAAACAAAATGGTGAACAACGTGGCGGTAATGCTGCCGCGACCGCTCAGCAAGAAGCTGAAGCCGTTAAAAAAGATGCAGCGTCTTCGCAAGAAAATATTAATGAACAAGTTAAAAAAATGGCTGAAAAGCTCAATGAAGAAATTGTTGATGGTGCCATTGAAATTGAATCTTTAGGTCAGCAAATTATCATCCGTATTCGCGAAAAAGGCTCGTTCGCATCAGGTTCTGGTTTTTTACAACCAAAATTTAAACCAATTGTGCGTTCAATTGGCGAGTTATTGAAGGATGTTCCTGGGATCATTACGGTGTCGGGGCATACCGATGGTGCGGATATTAGTAATGAGTTGTACAGTTCAAATTGGGAGTTATCAACTCAGCGAGCTGTGGCTGTGGCTCACGAATTAAGAAAAGTCTCTGGTTTTGATGAAACACGTATGAAGGTGGTTGGCGAAGCGTCTAATCGTCCGTTGGTACCTAATGATACTAAAGATAATCAAGCTAGAAATCGCCGTGTTGAAATATCCATTGAGCAAGGAAAGCCTAAAGAGTCGAATGAAATTATCGTTACTGAATAG